From the genome of Colletotrichum higginsianum IMI 349063 chromosome 4, whole genome shotgun sequence, one region includes:
- a CDS encoding Glycosyltransferase family 2: MMRGHGGQQGQGQPEGEMVEIDVLQGHHHPHQHQYQPPYQNGQQQNQYQEQYQEYSQNPYDNSHNGHNPYETDPSYAGQEAYGRALTNNANSPYQQQQDQFHQQQQQQQYQQPHAVSAGDDYGPPGWANRHSIGMAGAPSIGPSISGMDTPVDSRAATPTLKSGMQTPFDGDHLPPPRHPWSTDSTPNSPMNQSHQSLQNLLPGQASPVLAKEWVEGSDQIARLHKRDDSDIWKGWKRHVFRLVPLLTILATGMYLVYLGLRIYCVISAQNLAKEIYAQAWVFIAVEVAVAIPSIMHNIWTMWSMKKRQRPKLRLMGDEVPTVDVLLTCCGEEDDLVLDTARAACDVDYPRDRFRVIICDDGKSSGLEAGIAALAMTYPNVFYLARPKYPGVPHHFKAGNLNYALDYVHTMPGGAGQFMAALDADMIPERDWLRAILPHMLIDPKVALACPPQLFYNTPPSDPLAQSLDFFVHVIEPIKDALGVAWCTGSGYCVRREALDEIGNFPLGSLAEDVATSTLMLGKGWKTAYIHEPLQFGTVPEDYGGHLKQRTRWAIGTVDTSFKLNFCLYGEKVKQMTTAQRFSGFLYATLSLYTILLTLSMFAIPIILVMGKPLVAYANYEQLRWLIRACFAATITNRLCEFALFIPAGYHTGQRGSRYQLWMSPYIALCIIRSFILPTWLGGQTQAFKPTGSLGSALNERDPKTRKGMLRRLWGVLINYMAIFHLAFVYLTLVGVVLTSYRCFYVNDDLRDTLMCLITHAFWPPLTFIFICSSLWTPIAYAIDPPNMPEREQLLDRDPKTFVAHPSKQSKKIAFGGQAAWFETELTVTTGYTILVFVLSFIY, from the exons ATGATGAGGGGACACGGCGGCCAGCAGGGCCAGGGTCAACCTGAGGGGGAAATGGTGGAAATCGACGTTCTTCAAGGCCATCACCACCCTCACCAGCACCAATATCAGCCGCCGTACCAGaacggccagcagcagaacCAGTACCAAGAACAATACCAGGAGTACTCGCAGAACCCGTACGACAACAGTCACAACGGCCACAACCCGTACGAGACCGATCCCAGCTACGCCGGCCAGGAGGCCTACGGACGCGCCCTGACGAACAACGCGAACTCGCCgtaccagcagcagcaggaccagtttcatcagcagcagcaacagcagcagtacCAGCAGCCGCACGCCGTTTCCGCCGGGGACGACTACGGCCCTCCCGGCTGGGCGAATCGTCACTCGATAGGCATGGCCGGCGCACCTTCGATCGGCCCGTCCATCTCTGGCATGGACACGCCCGTCGACTCGAGAGCAGCGACGCCGACGCTCAAGAGCGGCATGCAGACGCCGTTCGACGGCGACCATCTGCCTCCGCCGAGGCATCCGTGGTCGACGGATTCCACGCCCAACAGCCCAATG AACCAGAGCCATCAGAGCTTGCAGAACCTCCTGCCCGGCCAGGCCTCTCCCGTGCTCGCCAAGGAATGGGTCGAGGGCAGCGACCAGATCGCGCGGCTTCACAAGCGTGACGACTCGGACATCTGGAAGGGCTGGAAGAGGCACGTCTTCCGGCTGGTGCCGCTGCTGACGATCCTCGCGACGGGCATGTACCTCGTCTACCTGGGCCTCCGCATCTACTGCGTCATCTCGGCGCAGAACCTGGCCAAGGAGATCTACGCGCAGGCCTGGgtcttcatcgccgtcgaggtcgccgtcgccatcccGTCCATCATGCACAACATCTGGACCATGTGGTCGATGAAGAAGCGCCAGCGCCCCAAGTTGAGGCTCATGGGCGACGAGGTGCCCACCGTCGACGTGCTGCTGACGTGCtgcggcgaggaagacgacctGGTGCTCGACACGGCCCGCGCCGCCTGCGACGTCGACTACCCGCGGGACCGCTTCCGCGTCATCAtctgcgacgacggcaagtcCTCCGGactcgaggccggcatcgccgccctggccATGACCTACCCCAACGTCTTCTACCTGGCCCGGCCCAAGTATCCCGGCGTGCCTCACCACTTCAAGGCCGGTAACCTCAACTACGCCCTCGACTACGTCCACACGATGCCCGGCGGTGCTGGCCAGTTTATGGCTGCTCTCGACGCTGATATG ATCCCCGAGCGCGACTGGCTCCGTGCCATCCTGCCTCACATGCTCATCGACCCCAAGGTGGCCCTCGCGTGCCCCCCGCAGCTGTTCTACAAcacgccgccgtccgacCCCTTGGCGCAGTCgctcgacttcttcgtccACGTCATCGAGCCCATCAAGGAcgcgctcggcgtcgcctGGTGCACCGGTTCCGGCTACTGCGTCCgccgcgaggccctcgacgagatcgGCAACTTCCCGCTCGgctccctcgccgaggacgtggCCACGTCGACGCTGATGCTCGGCAAGGGCTGGAAGACGGCCTACATCCACGAGCCCCTCCAGTTCGGCACCGTCCCCGAGGACTACGGCGGCCACCTCAAGCAGCGCACCCGCTGGGCCATCGGCACCGTCGACACATCGTTCAAGCTCAACTTCTGCCTGTACGGCGAGAAGGTCAAGCAGATGACGACGGCCCAGCGCTTCTCGGGCTTCCTGTACGCGACGCTGTCCCTGTACACGATCCTCCTGACTCTGTCCATGTTCGCCAtccccatcatcctcgtcatgGGCAAGCCGCTGGTGGCCTACGCCAACTACGAGCAGCTCCGCTGGCTGATCCGCGCGTGCTTCgccgccaccatcaccaaccGCCTCTGCGAGTTCGCCCTCTTCATCCCGGCGGGCTACCACACCGGGCAGCGCGGGTCGCGCTACCAGCTCTGGATGTCGCCCTACATCGCCCTCTGCATCATCCGGTCCTTCATCCTGCCGACCTGGCTCGGCGGCCAGACGCAGGCCTTCAAGCCCACCGGCTCGCTCGGGTCCGCCCTCAACGAGCGCGACCCCAAGACGCGCAAGGGCATGCTCCGCCGCCTCTGGGGCGTGCTCATCAACTACATGGCCATCTTCCACCTCGCCTTCGTCTACCTGaccctcgtcggcgtcgtgctGACGTCGTACCGCTGCTTCTACGTCAACGACGACCTGCGCGACACCCTCATGTGCCTCATCACCCACGCCTTCTGGCCGCCCCTGaccttcatcttcatctgcAGCTCGCTCTGGACCCCCATCGCCTACGCCATCGACCCGCCCAACATGCCCGAGCGCGAGCAGCTGCTCGACCGCGACCCCAAGACCTTTGTCGCTCACCCGTCCAAGCAGAGCAAGAAGATCGCCTTTGGCGGCCAGGCCGCCTGGTTCGAGACCGAGCTGACCGTCACCACGGGCTACACCATCCTCGTCTTTGTGCTCTCATTCATCTATTAA